Proteins from a single region of Parasedimentitalea psychrophila:
- a CDS encoding carbon-nitrogen hydrolase family protein, which translates to MRTALLQMTSSDDPGENLGLVEAMLAEAVAAGAGFILTPEVTNCVSTSRRHQQAVLHHEEDDPTLAALQGAAARHGIWLLLGSLAVKTQDSDGRFANRQFLISPQGQITARYDKIHMFDVEVTPKETFRESEGYRPGDRAVLADTPFGRIGMTICYDVRFGYLHRALAKGGAEILTVPAAFSPVTGAAHWHTLLRARAIETGCYILAPAQTGKHSARVGGCRQTYGHSLVVAPWGEVLSDAGTEPGVTYVDLDMEKVSEARRRVPALSHDRDFDGP; encoded by the coding sequence ATGCGCACGGCGCTGTTGCAGATGACATCAAGCGATGATCCGGGTGAAAACCTGGGTCTGGTTGAGGCGATGCTGGCTGAGGCCGTGGCGGCGGGGGCTGGGTTTATTCTGACCCCCGAGGTCACCAATTGCGTCAGCACCAGTCGCAGGCATCAGCAGGCCGTGCTGCATCACGAAGAAGACGACCCGACGTTGGCGGCGCTGCAGGGGGCAGCCGCGCGGCATGGGATCTGGCTGTTGCTGGGGTCACTGGCGGTCAAGACGCAGGACAGCGATGGACGTTTTGCGAATCGCCAGTTCCTGATTTCACCGCAGGGTCAGATCACCGCGCGCTATGACAAGATCCATATGTTTGATGTGGAAGTGACCCCGAAAGAGACCTTCCGCGAATCAGAGGGCTATCGACCGGGCGACCGGGCGGTGCTGGCTGATACTCCGTTTGGTCGGATCGGCATGACCATATGTTACGATGTGCGGTTTGGGTATTTGCATCGGGCACTGGCCAAGGGCGGGGCCGAAATCCTCACCGTGCCAGCCGCCTTTTCGCCTGTGACCGGTGCCGCCCATTGGCATACGCTGCTGCGCGCCCGCGCCATCGAAACCGGCTGCTATATCCTGGCTCCGGCGCAAACCGGCAAACACTCTGCCCGTGTCGGCGGGTGCCGCCAGACCTATGGCCATTCCCTGGTGGTCGCCCCCTGGGGCGAGGTGTTGTCGGATGCGGGCACCGAGCCGGGCGTGACCTACGTTGATCTGGATATGGAAAAAGTGTCAGAAGCACGCAGGCGCGTCCCTGCGCTGAGCCATGACCGAGACTTTGACGGACCCTGA
- a CDS encoding methyltransferase domain-containing protein — translation MTQAPKPQPALFDRPALSAHRARRKPTALFLHETARDEVEDRLCMVNRSFTDPAIVTPFAEIWQNCLPGAKIVPDDDLLALDPGAHDVVVHTMCLHWANDPVGQLIQCRRALKEDGLLLVVMLGGRTLHELRSSLAEAETALTGGLSPRVAPMGEIRDLGALLQRAGLALPVADLVPLTAEYRDLRHLMQDLRDMGETNALAQRQKHPSSRMLFEMADHLYRQHFATPDNRLPATFEIVCLTGWSPSDTQQKPLRPGSAQSRLSDALKVPETKLPE, via the coding sequence ATGACGCAAGCCCCAAAACCCCAGCCAGCCCTGTTTGACCGTCCAGCCCTGAGCGCCCACCGGGCGCGCCGCAAGCCGACAGCCCTGTTCCTGCATGAAACCGCACGGGATGAAGTCGAGGATCGGCTCTGCATGGTTAACAGGAGCTTTACGGACCCGGCCATCGTCACCCCTTTTGCGGAGATTTGGCAGAACTGCCTGCCGGGCGCAAAAATCGTACCCGACGACGACCTGCTGGCGCTGGACCCAGGCGCCCATGATGTTGTGGTGCACACCATGTGCCTGCATTGGGCCAATGACCCGGTGGGCCAGTTGATCCAGTGTCGCCGCGCACTAAAAGAGGATGGGTTGCTGCTGGTGGTGATGCTCGGCGGGCGGACGCTGCATGAATTGCGCAGCTCCCTGGCCGAGGCGGAAACGGCACTCACTGGCGGTCTATCCCCCCGGGTGGCACCGATGGGTGAAATCCGCGATCTGGGCGCCCTGCTGCAACGCGCCGGTCTGGCGCTGCCGGTGGCCGATCTGGTACCCCTGACGGCTGAATATCGCGACCTGCGCCATCTGATGCAGGACCTGCGTGACATGGGGGAAACCAACGCGCTGGCGCAACGGCAGAAACACCCCAGCTCGCGGATGCTGTTCGAAATGGCGGATCACCTGTATCGACAGCATTTTGCAACGCCGGATAATCGCCTGCCTGCCACCTTTGAAATCGTCTGCCTGACCGGCTGGTCGCCCTCGGACACCCAGCAAAAGCCACTGCGCCCAGGCTCGGCGCAATCGCGGTTGTCCGATGCGCTGAAAGTACCGGAAACCAAACTGCCCGAGTAG
- a CDS encoding RNA-binding protein: protein MGGASNSRDLSDGPDRKCLATGEVQPKHGLVRFVIGPDGQVVADIMGKLPGRGVYVTAEREALENAVKKKLFSRGFKTQVTMPDGMVDEVERQILRRLVELLSLARKSGAAVGGYEKVKDWLSKEEAQVLIQAIDGSGRGKSKLSTPHKGNYIGCLTADELGMAFGRQTVIHAALASGGLSKRVVEEAQRLQGMRKTVGGTGRTEG, encoded by the coding sequence ATGGGTGGCGCTAGCAACTCAAGGGACCTGAGTGACGGTCCAGATCGCAAGTGTCTTGCCACGGGTGAGGTGCAACCGAAACACGGATTGGTGCGTTTTGTCATCGGTCCGGATGGGCAGGTTGTTGCGGATATCATGGGGAAGCTGCCCGGTCGTGGGGTCTATGTGACCGCCGAGCGGGAAGCTCTTGAAAATGCGGTAAAGAAAAAACTCTTTTCCCGTGGCTTCAAGACCCAGGTGACTATGCCTGACGGGATGGTTGATGAGGTGGAGCGACAGATTTTGCGCCGCCTGGTTGAGCTGCTTAGTCTGGCAAGGAAATCGGGGGCAGCAGTTGGTGGCTACGAAAAAGTCAAAGACTGGCTGTCCAAAGAAGAGGCCCAGGTGCTGATACAGGCAATTGATGGGTCGGGTCGTGGTAAGTCAAAACTAAGCACGCCCCACAAGGGTAACTATATCGGTTGCCTGACCGCAGATGAGCTAGGCATGGCCTTTGGGCGTCAAACTGTGATACATGCGGCGCTTGCCTCTGGTGGACTCAGCAAACGTGTTGTAGAGGAAGCGCAGCGATTGCAGGGCATGCGTAAAACGGTGGGCGGCACGGGCCGCACAGAAGGATAA
- a CDS encoding MarR family winged helix-turn-helix transcriptional regulator, giving the protein MEDNNSLAISLFSEILMADQLARSRLTKALPKGMELSHFSVLNQLARVGLERSPAQLAKAFHVTRGAMTNTLNKLEVAGYIHIRPDWDDARRKMVAISPAGRQARDAALAGITPIISEVVNDLGHDRVRAALPILRELRSKLENDGSDPR; this is encoded by the coding sequence ATGGAAGACAATAATTCTCTTGCGATTTCGCTGTTTAGCGAGATTTTGATGGCCGACCAATTGGCCCGCTCGCGCCTGACCAAGGCGCTGCCAAAAGGTATGGAGCTGTCGCATTTTTCGGTGCTCAATCAATTGGCCCGGGTTGGTCTGGAGCGATCACCAGCGCAATTGGCCAAAGCATTTCATGTTACCCGAGGCGCGATGACCAACACATTAAATAAACTGGAAGTGGCTGGGTATATACATATCCGCCCAGACTGGGACGACGCGCGGCGCAAGATGGTGGCGATCAGCCCGGCTGGCCGCCAGGCCCGCGATGCAGCGCTGGCCGGGATTACTCCGATAATTTCCGAAGTGGTGAATGACTTGGGCCATGACCGTGTCCGCGCCGCTTTGCCAATCCTGCGCGAGTTGCGCAGCAAGCTTGAAAACGACGGGTCAGACCCTCGTTGA
- the grxC gene encoding glutaredoxin 3: protein MKSVEIYTSPLCGFCHAAKRLLTQKGVTFAEVNVLTDPARKPEMIQRANGGRTVPQIFIGDTHVGGCDDLFALEQSGQLDSLLAA from the coding sequence ATGAAATCGGTCGAAATCTATACCTCGCCGCTCTGCGGTTTTTGCCACGCAGCCAAACGGTTGCTGACCCAAAAGGGCGTCACCTTTGCCGAGGTGAACGTGCTGACTGATCCCGCGCGCAAGCCCGAGATGATCCAGCGCGCCAATGGCGGCCGCACGGTGCCGCAGATTTTCATCGGTGATACCCATGTGGGTGGCTGCGATGATCTGTTTGCGCTTGAGCAGTCGGGTCAACTCGACTCGCTGCTCGCGGCCTGA
- the nusA gene encoding transcription termination factor NusA, with protein MAITSANQLELLQTAEAVAREKMIDPSLVVDAMEESLARAAKSRYGSEMDIRVAIDRKTGKATFTRVRTVVEDEELENYQSEFTVQQAKQYMAEPAVGDTFVEEVPPVEMGRIAAQSAKQVILQRVREAERDRQFEEFKDRAGTIINGLVKREEYGNVIVDVGAGEAILRRNEKIGRESYRPNDRIRCFIKDVRREQRGPQIFLSRTAPEFMAELFKMEVPEIYDGIIEIKAVARDPGSRAKIAVISYDGSIDPVGACVGMRGSRVQAVVNELQGEKIDIIPWNEDQPTFLVNALQPAEVSKVVLDEEAGKIEVVVPEEQLSLAIGRRGQNVRLASQLTGLDIDIMTEEEESSRRQKEFESRTGLFMAALDLDEFFAQLLVSEGFTNLEEVAYVDLDELLVIDGVDESTAAELQARARDNIEAQANAAIEAARALGVEDSLINFEGLTPQMVEALAKDGVKTLEDFATCADWELAGGWTTENGERIKDDGILEPFEMPLEEAQKLVMTARILLGWVDPADLETDEDVSEDADEDEQQSEAEA; from the coding sequence ATGGCAATCACCTCTGCTAACCAGCTGGAGCTCTTGCAGACCGCCGAAGCGGTGGCCCGCGAGAAGATGATCGACCCCAGCCTGGTTGTCGATGCGATGGAAGAAAGCCTCGCCCGAGCCGCCAAAAGCCGCTACGGCAGTGAGATGGACATTCGGGTGGCGATCGACCGCAAGACCGGCAAAGCCACTTTTACCCGGGTGCGTACAGTGGTCGAGGACGAAGAGCTGGAAAACTACCAGTCCGAGTTCACGGTTCAACAAGCCAAGCAATATATGGCTGAACCCGCCGTTGGCGATACTTTCGTCGAGGAAGTGCCGCCGGTTGAAATGGGTCGGATTGCGGCGCAGTCGGCCAAGCAGGTTATCCTGCAGCGGGTCCGCGAAGCTGAGCGTGATCGCCAGTTCGAAGAATTCAAGGACCGCGCCGGCACCATTATCAATGGTCTGGTCAAGCGCGAAGAATATGGCAACGTGATCGTTGACGTTGGTGCGGGCGAAGCCATCCTGCGCCGCAACGAGAAAATCGGCCGCGAAAGCTATCGCCCGAACGATCGTATCCGCTGCTTCATCAAGGACGTGCGCCGTGAGCAGCGCGGACCGCAGATCTTCCTGTCGCGGACCGCTCCTGAATTCATGGCCGAATTGTTCAAGATGGAAGTGCCGGAAATCTATGACGGCATCATCGAAATCAAGGCTGTGGCCCGGGACCCCGGGTCGCGCGCCAAAATTGCGGTGATCTCTTATGACGGATCAATCGATCCGGTTGGCGCCTGTGTTGGTATGCGCGGCTCGCGCGTGCAGGCCGTGGTCAACGAGTTGCAGGGTGAAAAGATCGACATCATCCCGTGGAACGAAGATCAGCCGACATTCCTGGTCAATGCGTTGCAGCCTGCCGAGGTTTCCAAGGTTGTGCTGGACGAAGAAGCCGGCAAGATCGAAGTTGTGGTGCCCGAAGAGCAGCTGAGCCTGGCGATTGGTCGCCGTGGCCAGAACGTGCGCCTGGCGTCGCAGCTGACCGGACTTGATATCGACATCATGACCGAAGAAGAAGAAAGCTCGCGTCGCCAGAAGGAATTCGAAAGCCGTACCGGCTTGTTCATGGCGGCTCTGGATCTCGATGAATTCTTTGCCCAGCTGCTGGTCTCCGAAGGGTTCACCAACCTGGAAGAAGTCGCCTATGTTGATCTGGATGAATTGCTGGTCATCGACGGTGTCGATGAAAGCACCGCGGCTGAGTTGCAGGCCCGCGCCCGCGACAATATCGAGGCTCAAGCCAATGCCGCTATCGAAGCGGCCCGCGCTTTGGGTGTTGAGGACAGCCTGATTAATTTCGAAGGCCTGACACCACAGATGGTGGAAGCCCTGGCAAAGGATGGCGTGAAAACGCTGGAAGACTTTGCCACCTGCGCCGATTGGGAGCTGGCCGGTGGCTGGACCACCGAAAATGGCGAGCGAATCAAGGATGACGGCATTCTCGAGCCCTTTGAAATGCCGCTTGAGGAGGCACAGAAACTTGTAATGACCGCCCGCATCTTGCTGGGCTGGGTAGATCCCGCCGATTTGGAAACAGACGAGGACGTTTCTGAAGACGCAGACGAAGATGAACAACAGTCGGAGGCCGAGGCCTGA
- a CDS encoding ABC transporter substrate-binding protein, with translation MSRIDRRALFASGAAAALLAATGTSLSAAPLRGGILRLAVPRDGDLLDLVARGALYHSLTEVSPDGVLRGELASHWHSSQDARIWTFDLRPAVRFHDDQEMTARDVVASLAAHVLPDGVEVLEYSVLSELQLQIELSASNPDFPYLLADPALFIARDGRVDAPLAQACGTGCYRVERYQQNRHFRAARVAGHFKDGQAGWADQIEVIVIPDETVRAEALRDGYVDISALPDPKGLIKRGDFRYLPSQQDIAIATHSGVGVPRVIGRRAALDDGRIAERWWRL, from the coding sequence ATGAGTCGGATTGACCGCCGGGCCCTGTTTGCCTCGGGTGCTGCTGCTGCCTTGTTGGCGGCCACCGGCACCTCCTTGTCGGCGGCGCCGCTGCGTGGTGGGATACTGCGACTGGCGGTTCCCCGCGATGGCGACCTATTGGATCTGGTGGCGCGCGGCGCATTGTATCACAGCCTGACCGAGGTCTCGCCCGATGGAGTGCTGCGCGGAGAGCTGGCAAGCCATTGGCACAGCAGTCAGGACGCGCGCATTTGGACCTTTGATCTGCGCCCTGCTGTGCGGTTCCATGATGACCAAGAGATGACGGCCCGGGATGTCGTGGCGTCGCTGGCGGCGCATGTCTTGCCGGATGGGGTCGAGGTTCTGGAATATTCCGTGTTGTCAGAGCTGCAGTTACAGATCGAGCTCTCGGCATCAAACCCTGATTTCCCTTATTTGCTGGCCGATCCGGCGCTTTTTATCGCCCGCGATGGGCGTGTGGATGCGCCTTTGGCCCAGGCCTGTGGGACCGGCTGTTACCGGGTTGAGCGCTATCAGCAGAACCGCCATTTTCGCGCCGCGCGGGTGGCGGGTCACTTCAAGGATGGCCAGGCCGGCTGGGCGGATCAGATTGAGGTGATCGTGATCCCCGACGAAACCGTGCGGGCCGAAGCGCTGCGCGATGGCTATGTCGATATTTCCGCTCTGCCTGACCCCAAGGGGCTGATTAAACGCGGCGACTTTCGCTATCTGCCGTCGCAGCAGGATATTGCGATTGCGACCCATTCTGGCGTTGGGGTGCCACGGGTGATCGGCCGCCGCGCCGCGCTGGATGATGGCCGTATCGCCGAACGGTGGTGGCGGCTTTAA
- the rimP gene encoding ribosome maturation factor RimP, translated as MTNDLIAKAAIDRRMAEIITPVIEDLGYELVRVRLMSGKTTMLQIMADKPNGGIEVDDCAVISNAVSAVLDVEDPILDAYALEVSSPGIDRPLTRLKDFAMFEGYEAKIETGELIGGRRRFKGELAGIEGEEVLINIEEGTIGLQFDWLTDAKLVLTDELIKEMLRQRKDAGALNEDAFDEIETEGSEEEKE; from the coding sequence ATGACAAACGACCTGATTGCCAAAGCTGCCATTGACCGCCGTATGGCCGAGATTATCACTCCGGTGATTGAAGATCTTGGCTATGAGTTGGTGCGTGTACGACTGATGTCCGGTAAGACGACGATGCTACAGATCATGGCGGACAAGCCCAATGGCGGCATCGAAGTTGATGACTGCGCCGTGATCTCCAATGCCGTAAGTGCTGTTTTGGATGTAGAAGATCCGATCCTGGACGCTTATGCTTTGGAAGTGTCAAGCCCGGGTATTGACCGGCCACTGACACGGCTGAAAGATTTCGCCATGTTCGAAGGCTATGAGGCCAAGATCGAGACGGGTGAGCTGATCGGTGGCCGCCGCCGCTTTAAGGGTGAGCTGGCGGGCATCGAGGGCGAAGAGGTGCTGATCAATATCGAAGAAGGCACCATCGGATTGCAGTTTGACTGGTTAACTGATGCCAAGCTGGTATTGACCGACGAGTTGATCAAGGAAATGCTGCGCCAGCGTAAAGATGCGGGCGCTTTGAACGAAGACGCATTCGACGAGATCGAGACCGAAGGGTCCGAAGAGGAGAAAGAATAA
- the ubiG gene encoding bifunctional 2-polyprenyl-6-hydroxyphenol methylase/3-demethylubiquinol 3-O-methyltransferase UbiG, giving the protein MQAPQSTVDPSEIAKFEAMAADWWDPNGKFKPLHMLNPCRLDYITQQIAGEFDRDLSKSKPFAGLRLLDIGCGGGLLSEPMARLGATVVGADAAAGNLPVARIHAEQSGLDIDYRHTTAEALAEAGEQFDVILNMEVVEHVADPLAYLTATRQLLRPGGLQICSTINRNPKSFAMAIIGAEVIMRWLPRGTHEWSKFITPDELFDLLSQAGLSPVDRKGFLFNPITWGWSISDRDLSVNYVTASIKP; this is encoded by the coding sequence ATGCAAGCGCCTCAATCCACGGTGGACCCCTCTGAGATCGCAAAATTCGAAGCGATGGCCGCAGACTGGTGGGATCCGAATGGTAAATTCAAGCCGTTGCACATGCTGAACCCTTGTCGGCTAGACTATATCACACAGCAGATCGCCGGTGAATTTGATCGTGATCTGAGTAAATCAAAGCCCTTTGCGGGGCTGCGTTTGCTGGATATCGGCTGCGGTGGCGGACTGCTTTCGGAACCAATGGCGCGTCTTGGGGCCACTGTTGTGGGCGCCGATGCCGCCGCGGGCAACCTGCCCGTAGCGCGCATCCATGCCGAACAATCCGGGCTCGACATCGACTATCGCCACACCACGGCCGAGGCCCTGGCTGAAGCGGGCGAACAGTTCGACGTGATTCTGAATATGGAAGTCGTTGAGCATGTCGCCGATCCGCTGGCCTATCTGACCGCAACCCGGCAGCTGTTGCGCCCCGGCGGGTTGCAAATTTGTTCGACGATCAATCGCAACCCCAAAAGCTTTGCCATGGCTATTATCGGGGCTGAGGTGATTATGCGCTGGTTGCCACGCGGCACCCACGAGTGGTCAAAATTCATCACCCCGGACGAGCTGTTTGATCTGCTGTCACAAGCCGGTCTGTCCCCGGTGGATCGAAAAGGTTTTCTCTTCAATCCAATCACTTGGGGCTGGTCAATCTCGGACCGTGATCTGAGCGTCAATTACGTCACCGCCAGCATCAAGCCTTAA
- the pip gene encoding prolyl aminopeptidase: MDKHRDQKRAVQYLYPPIEAFDQRMVDVGQGHRIYVEQSGNPQGVPVVVCHGGPGGGCSPAMRRYFDPNIYRVILFDQRGCGRSRPYASCEDNTTWHLVADMEVIRRLLEIDDWMVFGGSWGATLSLIYAQAHPDRVRHLILRGVFLMTKGELDWFYGGGAGKFWPETWARFVSLIPENERGDIIGAYHKRLFSGDVPEEIRFGKAWSAWENALASIHSNGRSGESPGEYARAFARLENHYFINQGFLESDGQILANMGRISHIPGVIVQGRYDMICPPVMAWRLNELWPEGELKMIRGSGHALSEPGISAELVRVMNVIAEEL; the protein is encoded by the coding sequence ATGGACAAACACCGGGATCAAAAGCGCGCAGTTCAATATCTTTACCCGCCAATCGAAGCCTTTGATCAGCGGATGGTCGATGTTGGCCAGGGACATCGCATATATGTGGAGCAAAGTGGCAACCCGCAGGGCGTGCCTGTGGTGGTTTGTCACGGTGGGCCCGGCGGCGGCTGTAGCCCGGCGATGCGACGTTATTTTGATCCCAATATCTACCGGGTGATTCTGTTCGACCAACGCGGCTGCGGCCGCTCGCGACCCTATGCCTCGTGCGAGGATAACACGACCTGGCATCTGGTCGCGGATATGGAGGTGATTCGCCGCTTGCTAGAGATCGACGACTGGATGGTCTTTGGTGGCAGTTGGGGCGCGACTTTGTCGCTGATCTATGCCCAGGCCCACCCTGACCGGGTGCGTCATCTGATCCTGCGGGGGGTGTTTTTGATGACCAAGGGTGAGCTGGACTGGTTCTATGGCGGCGGTGCCGGCAAATTCTGGCCAGAAACCTGGGCCAGATTTGTGTCGCTGATCCCCGAGAACGAGCGTGGCGACATAATCGGCGCCTACCATAAACGCCTATTTTCGGGGGATGTTCCCGAGGAAATCCGCTTTGGCAAAGCTTGGTCCGCCTGGGAAAACGCTTTGGCCTCGATCCACTCAAACGGACGGTCGGGGGAAAGCCCGGGCGAGTACGCCCGCGCCTTTGCTCGGCTTGAGAATCATTACTTTATCAATCAGGGTTTCCTTGAGAGCGACGGGCAAATTCTTGCGAATATGGGGCGGATATCGCATATCCCGGGTGTTATCGTGCAGGGGCGGTATGATATGATTTGCCCACCGGTGATGGCCTGGCGCCTGAATGAACTATGGCCCGAGGGTGAGCTGAAGATGATTCGCGGATCCGGGCATGCGCTGTCAGAACCGGGAATCAGCGCTGAATTGGTGCGGGTGATGAATGTCATTGCGGAGGAGCTATAG
- a CDS encoding double zinc ribbon domain-containing protein, producing the protein MLKQIQMAVSLIYPPRCLGCGDLVDSDFGLCGTCWRETPFIGGTVCESCGVPLPGQADGFRLDCDDCMAHPRAWSQGRAALLYRDQARSLVLALKHGDRGDIARSAAVWMMVAAKPLLENDPLIVPVPLHWTRLLKRRYNQSALLAVQLAKQCQLQCCVDLLHRRKRTESLDGKTREQRFVALGDAVAFNRRQRARLQGRVILLVDDVMTSGATLTACTDACLRGGAAEVRVVVLARVSKR; encoded by the coding sequence ATGCTGAAGCAGATACAAATGGCCGTTTCACTGATTTACCCGCCGCGCTGTCTGGGCTGTGGTGATCTGGTCGATAGTGACTTTGGCCTGTGCGGCACTTGCTGGCGCGAAACGCCGTTTATTGGCGGAACGGTCTGCGAAAGCTGCGGGGTGCCACTGCCGGGGCAGGCGGATGGGTTTCGGCTGGATTGCGACGACTGCATGGCCCATCCGCGCGCATGGAGCCAAGGACGTGCGGCATTGCTGTACCGGGATCAGGCACGATCCCTGGTGCTGGCGCTGAAGCACGGGGATCGCGGTGATATTGCCAGATCTGCTGCCGTCTGGATGATGGTGGCAGCAAAACCGTTGTTGGAAAACGATCCGCTCATTGTGCCTGTGCCTCTGCATTGGACCCGGCTGCTAAAGCGGCGTTACAACCAATCGGCGCTATTGGCTGTCCAGCTGGCCAAGCAATGCCAACTGCAGTGCTGTGTGGACCTGCTGCACCGGCGAAAACGCACCGAGTCGCTGGATGGGAAAACCCGTGAGCAACGGTTTGTGGCGCTGGGCGATGCCGTCGCCTTCAACCGGCGTCAAAGGGCAAGACTGCAGGGGCGGGTGATTTTGCTGGTCGATGACGTCATGACCTCGGGTGCCACCCTGACTGCCTGCACAGATGCCTGCCTGCGCGGTGGTGCGGCAGAGGTGCGCGTAGTGGTGCTGGCGCGTGTCAGTAAACGATGA
- the hemH gene encoding ferrochelatase: MPDATPQATQAAKPAEKIGVLLANLGTPDDYSYWPMRRYLSEFLSDQRVIDYPKWKWQPLLQLVILSKRPFSSGAAYKSIWNHDKGESPLMTITKDQTAKMASAMAARYGDQVMVDFCMRYGNPSTKSKVRALVEAGCTKILFLPLYPQYAGATSGTANDAFFRALMDETWQPAARTVSAYFNHPSYIDALARSIETAYAKMENRPDILVCSYHGMPERYAQQGDPYSRQCHETTQLLRDRLGWADSQIISSFQSKFGPEEWLKPYTVDHVAELARQGKKSIAVVAPAFSADCIETLEEINEEIRESFDHAGGESFTYIPCLNDDDGHISALSAVVDENLKGWLG, from the coding sequence ATGCCGGACGCCACACCACAAGCAACCCAAGCTGCCAAACCCGCCGAAAAGATCGGGGTTCTGCTGGCCAATCTTGGCACCCCGGATGATTATAGCTACTGGCCCATGCGCCGCTATCTGAGCGAGTTCCTGTCCGACCAGCGGGTGATCGATTACCCCAAGTGGAAATGGCAGCCGCTGCTGCAACTGGTCATCCTGAGCAAGCGGCCGTTCAGCTCGGGCGCGGCCTATAAATCGATCTGGAATCACGACAAGGGCGAAAGCCCGCTGATGACCATCACCAAGGATCAAACCGCCAAGATGGCCAGCGCAATGGCGGCCCGCTACGGCGATCAGGTGATGGTTGATTTCTGCATGCGCTATGGCAACCCATCCACCAAATCCAAGGTCCGGGCGCTGGTCGAGGCCGGCTGCACCAAGATCCTGTTCTTACCGCTGTATCCGCAATACGCCGGTGCCACCTCGGGCACCGCCAATGATGCGTTTTTTCGCGCCCTGATGGACGAGACCTGGCAACCGGCAGCGCGCACGGTGTCGGCCTATTTCAACCACCCCAGCTATATCGATGCCCTGGCCAGATCAATTGAAACCGCCTATGCCAAGATGGAAAACCGCCCCGATATTCTGGTCTGCTCGTACCACGGAATGCCCGAGCGCTATGCACAGCAAGGCGACCCCTACAGCCGCCAGTGCCATGAAACCACACAACTTTTGCGGGATCGGCTGGGCTGGGCAGACAGCCAGATCATTAGCAGCTTCCAGTCCAAATTCGGCCCCGAGGAATGGCTAAAGCCTTACACCGTCGATCACGTCGCCGAACTGGCGCGGCAAGGCAAAAAGAGCATCGCAGTGGTGGCACCGGCGTTTTCGGCGGATTGCATCGAAACGCTGGAAGAGATCAACGAAGAGATCCGCGAAAGCTTTGACCATGCAGGCGGTGAGAGCTTCACATATATACCCTGCCTAAACGACGATGACGGCCATATCTCTGCATTGTCGGCGGTGGTGGACGAGAATTTAAAGGGCTGGCTGGGCTAA